The Leptolyngbyaceae cyanobacterium genome window below encodes:
- the arsC gene encoding arsenate reductase, glutathione/glutaredoxin type, producing the protein MKRVMFVCKKNSRRSHMAEGFGKTLGKGKISVTSSGLEASQVDPITVQVMDEVGIDISAQTSKALSNFNPEDYDAVISLCGCGVNLPEPWVLREVFQDWQLDDPEGESIETFRRVRDEVKERVANLIESLS; encoded by the coding sequence ATGAAGCGAGTGATGTTTGTTTGTAAGAAAAATTCTCGTCGTTCTCACATGGCGGAGGGGTTTGGTAAAACATTAGGAAAAGGCAAAATATCTGTTACTAGTTCGGGATTGGAAGCTTCTCAAGTAGACCCGATTACCGTGCAAGTAATGGATGAAGTTGGTATTGATATTAGCGCCCAAACTTCTAAAGCTTTAAGTAATTTCAATCCGGAAGATTACGATGCGGTAATTTCTCTGTGCGGATGTGGGGTGAATTTGCCAGAACCTTGGGTATTGCGAGAAGTTTTTCAAGATTGGCAATTAGACGATCCCGAAGGCGAATCAATTGAAACTTTCCGTCGAGTCAGAGATGAGGTGAAAGAACGAGTGGCAAATTTGATTGAATCTCTCAGTTAA